From one Lolium rigidum isolate FL_2022 chromosome 4, APGP_CSIRO_Lrig_0.1, whole genome shotgun sequence genomic stretch:
- the LOC124648655 gene encoding PWWP domain-containing protein 2-like, translating to MIWAPGVEAGPGGVNPDKLAMVDSADGDPVADEEVMVQGSFAAAAEDVDATMVESAGLQGEAGSNMVQGSLAAAVEDFDATMVESAGLQGEAGSSMVQGSFAAVEDVDATMVESGGLQGEAGSNMAQAQTIAVETMEKSDSASPQHDEAGESEDGQRARFHLPARDSEDGFRVSDLVWAQLEGHPWWPGEIFDPSHASELALKHQKKGNHLVAFFGDSSFAWCDDSQLKPFMPNFSQMEKQGNSDDAFTIAVNHALQELSRRILSATSCSCLPEEFSDNGMSYMVENSGLKAGVTCSMVNKAQMLKSFSPDSLLHYVTSLALSPGQGGDLQDLVIACSQLMSFYRSKGCPEIASFQSASGWGENDIESLSIKNVMLGQSVTTEVQPNHVKPKRGRGRPRKRKPEELMEKEPIVKPQNYPNSTAETECGEFDISGKKSAKKRRVKRHNGVNPNTLPCPKLEPNDHMQDAYWLGLSLHGSPTPSLKGASGKTRPVRRRRPTWRVCAPSSDLSPPIHNTQPETLGHNRKIHVVKRSIIHVDEKMVHEVKPTALVLSFDGSTDLPSEMDLIRMFSQCGPLKETETEVQGNTKTVKVVFKKRVDAERAFTVAGKFGSFGPSLRSFRLVEMPFSLSTAELNYPKLCPEDSGLKIPAPRLSGVSLDSAQVDVISKADKASDEHHVEDGQTT from the exons ATGATCTGGGCTCCTGGGGTAGAGGCAGGGCCTGGAGGGGTTAATCCGGACAAGCTGGCGATGGTGGATTCCGCGGACGGGGACCCGGTGGCGGATGAGGAGGTGATGGTGCAGGGGAGTTTCGCTGCGGCGGCGGAAGATGTCGATGCGACGATGGTGGAGTCTGCTGGATTGCAGGGCGAGGCCGGCAGTAACATGGTGCAGGGGAGTCTCGCTGCTGCGGTGGAAGATTTTGATGCGACGATGGTGGAGTCTGCTGGGTTGCAGGGTGAGGCCGGCAGTAGCATGGTGCAGGGGAGTTTTGCTGCGGTGGAAGATGTTGATGCGACGATGGTGGAGTCTGGTGGATTGCAGGGCGAGGCCGGCAGTAACATGGCGCAGGCGCAGACTATTGCTGTCGAGACCATGGAAAAATCAGATTCGGCGTCTCCTCAACATGATGAAGCAG GTGAGAGCGAAGATGGACAGCGTGCTAGATTCCATCTCCCTGCCCGAGATTCCGAAGATGGCTTCCGAGTTTCTGATCTTGTCTGGGCTCAGCTAGAAGGCCATCCTTGGTGGCCTGGTGAAATTTTTGACCCCTCACATGCATCTGAGTTGGCACTGAAGCATCAGAAGAAGGGCAACCACCTGGTAGCATTTTTCGGCGACAGTTCTTTCGCGTGGTGTGATGACTCCCAGTTGAAGCCTTTCATGCCCAACTTTTCACAGATGGAGAAGCAGGGCAACTCTGATGATGCCTTCACCATTGCAGTCAACCATGCTCTTCAAGAGCTCTCAAGGCGGATATTGTCGGCGACGAGTTGCTCTTGTCTCCCAGAAGAGTTCTCTGACAATGGCATGTCTTATATGGTTGAGAACTCTGGGCTCAAGGCTGGAGTTACTTGCTCTATGGTTAACAAAGCTCAGATGCTAAAAAGTTTCAGTCCAGATAGCCTTCTTCATTATGTTACGTCGCTGGCTCTGTCCCCTGGCCAAGGAGGTGATCTGCAGGATTTAGTCATAGCTTGCTCTCAGCTTATGTCATTCTATCGGTCTAAAGGGTGCCCTGAAATTGCATCATTTCAATCTGCCAGTGGATGGGGAGAGAATGACATCGAAAGTCTATCCATCAAGAACGTCATGCTGGGGCAAAGTGTCACCACTGAAGTGCAACCTAATCATGTTAAGCCCAAAAGAGGTAGGGGAAGACCTCGTAAGCGAAAGCCTGAAGAGTTGATGGAGAAAGAGCCCATTGTGAAGCCGCAGAATTATCCCAACAGCACTGCTGAAACAGAGTGTGGTGAATTTGACATCTCTGGGAAGAAGTCCGCCAAAAAGAGACGTGTGAAGAGGCACAATGGTGTGAACCCCAACACTTTGCCTTGTCCTAAGTTAGAACCAAATGACCATATGCAGGATGCCTACTGGTTGGGACTGAGTTTACACGGTAGCCCAACTCCTAGCCTCAAAGGAGCAAGTGGCAAAACAAGGCCGGTACGTAGGCGGAGACCAACATGGCGGGTATGTGCGCCTTCGTCAGATCTTTCTCCCCCTATACATAATACTCAGCCTGAAACGTTGGGTCATAACAGAAAGATACATGTGGTAAAAAGATCAATTATCCATGTTGATGAGAAGATGGTCCACGAGGTAAAACCCACTGCACTTGTTTTGAGCTTTGACGGGTCAACTGATCTTCCTTCAGAAATGGATCTTATTAGGATGTTCAGTCAGTGTGGACCATTAAAAGAAACCGAGACTGAAGTTCAGGGGAACACAAAGACTGTAAAAGTTGTCTTCAAGAAACGTGTTGATGCTGAAAGGGCTTTTACTGTTGCTGGCAAATTTGGCTCTTTTGGACCTTCACTCCGCAGTTTTCGGCTTGTGGAAATGCCATTTTCCCTAAGCACAGCTGAGCTGAATTATCCTAAGTTATGCCCTGAAGATAGCGGCCTAAAGATTCCTG CTCCCAGGTTGTCTGGAGTTTCGCTGGATTCTGCGCAAGTTGACGTTATCAGCAAAGCCGACAAAGCGTCAGATGAACACCACGTTGAGGATGGTCAAACAACATGA